A genomic window from Glycine max cultivar Williams 82 chromosome 17, Glycine_max_v4.0, whole genome shotgun sequence includes:
- the LOC100786965 gene encoding MYB-like transcription factor ODO1: protein MGRQPCCDKLGVKKGPWTAEEDKKLINFILTNGQCCWRAVPKLAGLKRCGKSCRLRWTNYLRPDLKRGLLTEAEEQLVIDLHARLGNRWSKIAARLPGRTDNEIKNHWNTHIKKKLLKIGIDPVTHEPLKKQAAASSQDSSSSPAEHLPQPGNNLDDQVKETEGILLNSEENSSSSQAENSSGDDSLLLDSICSDDSLLNSMWLDETPLVEALWDTTPNLENTSNNMGLLPSWEDNCAWLLDCQDFGIHDFGFTCFNEIESHALQTIGMKEEGH from the exons ATGGGAAGGCAACCCTGCTGTGACAAACTTGGGGTGAAGAAGGGTCCATGGACTGCTGAGGAAGACAAGAAGCTCATCAACTTCATTCTCACCAATGGCCAATGCTGTTGGCGCGCCGTGCCAAAGCTCGCTGGCCTCAAGCGCTGTGGCAAGAGTTGTCGCCTTCGTTGGACGAATTATCTTCGTCCAGACTTGAAGAGAGGGCTACTCACAGAGGCAGAGGAGCAACTTGTTATTGATCTCCATGCCCGTCTTGGCAACAG GTGGTCCAAGATTGCTGCCAGGTTACCCGGAAGAACAGACAATGAGATTAAAAATCATTGGAACACCCATATCAAGAAAAAACTCCTTAAGATAGGTATTGATCCCGTTACTCATGAGCCTCTCAAAAAACAAGCTGCAGCATCTTCTCAGGATAGTTCATCCTCCCCTGCAGAGCATTTGCCGCAACCTGGCAATAACCTTGATGATCAGGTCAAAGAAACTGAAGGGATTCTTCTCAACTCAGAGGAGAATTCAAGTTCATCACAAGCTGAAAATTCTTCTGGGGATGATTCACTTTTGCTAGATAGCATTTGCAGCGACGATTCTCTATTAAACAGCATGTGGCTGGATGAAACTCCTCTGGTGGAAGCATTATGGGACACAACACCTAACCTTGAGAATACTAGTAATAACATGGGTTTGTTACCATCTTGGGAGGATAATTGTGCTTGGTTATTGGACTGTCAAGACTTTGGTATTCATGATTTTGGGTTTACCTGTTTCAACGAGATAGAGTCACATGCACTGCAAACGATAGGAATGAAGGAAGAGGGGCATTAG
- the LOC100785914 gene encoding FAM10 family protein At4g22670, which produces MDASKLNQLKHFIEQCKSNPSLLADPSLSFFRDYLQSLGAKLPESAYSESTGVERDEDIEDLTEEHEKVEEEEEEEDDVIIESDVELEGETCEPDDDPPQKMGDPSVEVTEENRDASQMAKIKAMDAISEGKLEEAIENLTEAISLNPTSAIMYGTRASVYIKMKKPNAAIRDANAALEINPDSAKGYKSRGIARAMLGQWEEAAKDLHVASKLDYDEEINAVLKKVEPNAHKIEEHRRKYERLHKEREDKKKERERQRRRAEAQAAYEKAKKQEQSSSSRNPGGMPGGFPGGFPGAGGMPGGFPGAGGMPGGFPGAGGMPGGFPGAGGMPGGFPGAGGMPGNIDFSKILSDPELMASFGDPEIMAALQDVMKNPANFAKHQSNPKVAPVIAKMMTKLGGGPK; this is translated from the exons atggacgcatcaaaactcaatcaattGAAGCATTTCATCGAACAGTGCAAGTCCAACCCTTCCCTCCTCGCTGATCCTTCACTCTCCTTCTTCCGCGACTATCTTcaaag tCTCGGCGCGAAACTTCCTGAGTCTGCTTATTCCGAATCG ACGGGCGTGGAGAGGGATGAGGACATAGAGGATCTTACGGAGGAGCACgagaaggtagaagaagaagaagaagaagaggacgATGTAATTATTGAATCCGATGTTGAGCTTGAGGGTGAAACCTGTGAGCCTGATGATGATCCTCCACAgaag ATGGGAGACCCCTCTGTCGAGGTTACTGAAGAGAATCGTGATGCATCGCAGATGGCCAAAATTAAAGCCATGGATGCTATTTCTGAAG GTAAGTTGGAGGAGGCGATTGAGAACTTAACAGAAGCTATTTCACTCAATCCTACCTCTGCCATAATGTATGGAACTAGAG CCAGTGTTtacatcaaaatgaagaaacccAATGCTGCGATCCGTGATGCAAATGCTGCTTTGGAG ATTAATCCTGATTCTGCTAAAGGATACAAATCACGTGGCATAGCACGAGCAATGCTTGGTCAATGGGAAGAAGCTGCAAAGGATCTTCATGTGGCTTCAAAGTTAGACTATGACGAGGAAATAAATGCTGTACTAAAAAAG GTGGAACCAAATGCTCACAAGATAGAGGAACACCGTCGGAAATATGAAAGGCTGCACAAAGAAAGAGAGGATAAAAAAAAGGAGCGTGAGAGGCAGCGGCGCCGTGCTGAAGCTCAG GCTGCCTATGAGAAGGCTAAGAAGCAAGAGCAATCATCTTCCAGTAGAAATCCTGGAGGCATGCCTGGTGGGTTTCCTGGGGGCTTCCCAGGGGCCGGGGGCATGCCAGGGGGCTTCCCAGGGGCCGGGGGCATGCCTGGGGGCTTCCCAGGGGCTGGGGGCATGCCTGGGGGATTCCCAGGGGCTGGTGGCATGCCTGGGGGATTCCCAGGGGCTGGTGGCATGCCTGGAAACATTGATTTTAGCAAAATCTTGAGT GACCCTGAACTGATGGCGTCATTTGGTGATCCAGAGATTATGGCTGCTCTTCAAGATG TTATGAAGAACCCTGCTAATTTTGCCAAGCACCAATCAAATCCAAAGGTAGCTCCTGTAATTGCGAAAATGATGACCAAACTTGGAGGTGGTCCCAAGTGA
- the LOC100786428 gene encoding abscisic acid 8'-hydroxylase CYP707A2 → MDLSTVLCLFVSFLSIFLFKSLAKSFLLSFKGKQSPLPPGTMGWPYIGETFRMYSQDPTIFFATKIKRYGSMFKSHILGYPCVMISDSEAAKFILNKDQLFKPTYPASKERMLGKQAIFFHQGAYHANLRRLVLRTVMPETIKDLVSDIESIAQSCLKSCEGKLITTFLEMKTYTLNVALLTIFGRDENLCGEDLKRCYYTIERGYNSMPINLPGTLFHMAMKARKELAQIFTQIISTRRNMKQDHNDLLGLFMSEKSGLTDEQIIDNIVGVIFAARDTTASILTWILKYLDENPCVLEAVTEEQESILRAKEESGEKMDLNWSDTKNMLITTRVIQETLRIASILSFTFREAIEDVEFQGHLIPKGWKVLPLFRIIHHSPDNFKEPEKFDPSRFEVAPKPNTFMPFGDGAHACPGNELAQLEILVLLHHLTRNYRWSIIGEKNRIQYGPFALPENGLPIKLYPKK, encoded by the exons ATGGATCTCAGCACTGTGTTGTGCTTGTTTGTTTCTTTCCTATCCATTTTTCTGTTCAAATCACTCGCCAAATCCTTCCTCTTATCTTTTAAAGGAAAACAATCACCACTTCCTCCCGGGACCATGGGCTGGCCTTACATAGGAGAAACCTTCCGAATGTATTCTCAAGACCCAACCATTTTCTTTGCCACAAAAATCAAGAG GTATGGCTCTATGTTCAAGTCACACATTTTGGGTTATCCTTGTGTGATGATTTCTGACTCGGAAGCAGCAAAGTTTATATTGAACAAAGATCAACTCTTCAAACCAACATATCCTGCTAGCAAAGAGAGGATGTTGGGGAAGCAAGCAATTTTCTTCCACCAAGGAGCATACCATGCTAACCTCAGAAGGCTTGTCCTTCGCACAGTCATGCCCGAGACCATTAAAGACCTAGTCTCTGACATTGAATCCATTGCCCAAAGTTGCCTCAAATCATGTGAAGGAAAGTTGATCACCACTTTCCTTGAAATGAAAACT TATACCTTGAATGTGGCCTTGCTTACAATTTTTGGAAGAGATGAAAATTTGTGTGGAGAGGATTTGAAGCGATGCTACTACACTATTGAGAGAGGGTACAACTCAATGCCCATAAACCTTCCAGGGACATTGTTCCACATGGCCATGAAGGCAAGGAAAGAGCTTGCACAGATCTTCACTCAAATAATCTCCACAAGGAGGAACATGAAGCAAGATCACAATGACTTGTTGGGCTTGTTCATGAGTGAAAAATCAGGACTCACTGATGAGCAAATAATAGATAACATCGTCGGTGTCATTTTTGCTGCTCGTGACACCACTGCCAGTATACTTACGTGGATTCTTAAGTACCTTGATGAAAATCCATGTGTCCTAGAAGCAGTAACG GAAGAGCAGGAGTCCATACTAAGGGCCAAGGAAGAAAGTGGAGAAAAAATGGATCTAAATTGGTCAGACACAAAAAACATGCTTATAACAACCAGGGTCATACAAGAGACTCTAAGAATAGCatcaattttgtcttttacTTTCAGAGAAGCTATAGAGGATGTTGAATTTCAAG GGCATCTCATACCAAAAGGGTGGAAAGTATTACCGCTTTTTAGAATCATCCACCATAGTCCTGACAATTTTAAAGAGCCAGAGAAGTTTGATCCTTCAAGATTTGAG GTTGCTCCAAAACCCAATACCTTTATGCCATTTGGCGATGGGGCCCATGCATGTCCTGGCAATGAATTAGCCCAGTTGGAGATTTTGGTGCTTCTACATCATCTGACCAGAAACTACAG gTGGTCTATAATAGGTGAAAAAAATAGGATTCAATATGGCCCTTTTGCCCTTCCAGAAAATGGATTGCCCATCAAATTATATCCCAAGAAATAA
- the LOC100782545 gene encoding uncharacterized protein: protein MGEFTIQISNDLVNQLVDDMVPKKKTRKTRRKVARETEKPQSNETIKPDSAVTPGWPVQFPLFLPTTLPVQPSHSELEGIQSMLQESERVLQRLQKQEENMLQEVTQKAKDLHDKEYKLPNPKPEPCMAKRLTRNISRTP, encoded by the coding sequence ATGGGTGAGTTTACGATTCAGATTAGCAATGACCTTGTTAACCAGCTTGTTGATGATATGGTGCCGAagaaaaaaactagaaagacTAGACGGAAGGTGGCAAGAGAGACTGAAAAGCCCCAATCTAATGAAACTATAAAGCCCGACAGTGCAGTTACTCCAGGGTGGCCAGTGCAGTTCCCTTTATTTCTACCTACAACATTGCCTGTACAACCTTCCCATTCAGAGTTAGAAGGTATTCAGTCTATGCTTCAGGAAAGTGAGAGGGTTTTGCAAAGATTGCAGAAGCAAGAGGAGAATATGTTGCAGGAAGTAACCCAAAAGGCAAAGGATCTTCATGATAAAGAGTATAAGCTTCCAAACCCAAAGCCTGAGCCTTGCATGGCCAAGAGACTTACAAGGAACATATCAAGGACCCCTTGA